From the bacterium genome, the window CAATTAAGGATGCCAGGGTGGTTGATTTTCCAGAGCCGGTTGGCCCTGTAACCAGGATAAGACCTGTTGGGTATGCAACAATCTCCTTTAAAACAGAAGGAAGACCAAGCTGCTCTATGGTCGGAATCTTTGACTCAATCTTTCTTATAACCATAGCAATTGTTCCCTTGTTATTGAAGATATTTACCCTGAACCTATATCCCTTAAATGAATAGCCAAGGTCTGTCCAATGCCTTTTATTAAATTTCTCAACCTGGCTAGTATTCATAATAGACATAGCCATACCCTCTGTTTCTTCCCAGGTAAATGGAGGGCAATTGTCTAAGGAGACCAGCTTTCCATGGATTCTATAGATGGGAGATCTCTCTGCCTTTATGTGGAGGTCTGATGCCTCCTTTTCAATCATTATAGAAAGAAGCTCATTAAATTCCATACAATTAGAATAAAAAAAAACCCTAATTTTTGCAACTTAAAAATTGCTTGTAATAACTTGCAATAACTTATGAAACTCCTTCTAATAAACACGAATTTTTAACTTTTGGTAAGTCAGCAGGGTCGTTTCAATCCTTGTTTTAATGGAAGATGGTTTCAACCACTAGAACCTACCCAATCTTTGCGTTCAATGAGTTTCATGTTTCAATCCTTGTTTTAATGGATGTTGGTCTCACTCCGTAATTTCGCTATAACTTCTTTTTAAAGAACAAGTTAAACTTCTTTTAAGAGAGGTCATTTTGCTTAATTGAAAGATCATTTTTTGCCTCAAATCGGCTATTTACTACTTCCATTACATACTTTTCTATTACATAACCATCGGTTTATCAAGGAGTTATGGTTTTGGTCTTTCTAAATATCTATAAATCCTTGCCAAAGATCTGATTTCATATGCAGATGTTTCTATAACAACAATCAACGCAGCGAATCGGATACATTGTCCTCTTGGGATAAAACCCTTTCTGAACAATAGCCAATATCTCATCTACTATCCTTAAGGCATCGTCAAAATTCTTCTGCTGAAAGGGTATTTCTTTAATCTTATGCCTGCTGCGAATATAACAGATATAGCCCTTTTTAACCTCTTGACCATAGTTGTCTTTGACTAAAAGACCATAGAGCACAGATTGATACCTATGGGTGCGATAAGTAGTCTCTTTGTATTCGGCAAACTTATAGTCAAGTGGAGCCAGGGTGCCGTCGTCTAAAACCAGAACCTCATCCACAATCCCTTTCAAATGATACTTCTCTGAGGCTAAATAGACCAGAGTATCTTTTGCAGTTACTCCAAGCTTCTTTCGCAGATACTCTCTGTTGACCTTTTCTCTCTTATCATGTAGCTCTCTGCCCTTTAGAACCTTGTATCTCTGCTCCTCATGTTGAGGGATACACAGCACATTCATATAGAAGATAAACCGGGGGCAGTAGAGATATTCAATTACTTCTGACGGTGTTATGTATATTTCCCCATTCATAATTCGTTAGAAAAACTTAGAGAGAATCTCATCTGTAACCAGCTTTTTATCGAATGCCTGACCTAAAAGTTTTACCTAATTTTGAATGCCATACCCGACCATAAGGGTCACCAAACTGATCTAAGAAGATAATGTCGATATTATTATCCATAGCAAACTTTATGGCATCGGTTGAGATATAAACCGAGGTGGTGATCAAGATGGATTCTACCTTCTTGCAAGATACCTCAAAGGTGCGGTCTTCGCACTTTACCAGGAAGCAGTTATCCTTCTTCCTTAAATATGAGCCATAGGTATTGACAACTATAGTATCTTCCATTACTTAGTGCAAAAATAGTATTTAAGAAATTTTGAATTCTAAATTTTGAATTTTGAATTGAAAAAGGTTAAGTTTTATAAAATTTTGAATTCTAAATTTTGAATTTTGAATTGAAGGTTTAAGTTTTATAAAATTTTTTCCCTTTTAATTCAAAATTCAACATTCAAAATTCATAATTTTATAAAGTTTTCCTTAAGATTATCTAAACACATACATTTTGTAAAGCGTTATGGAATTAAC encodes:
- the cas4 gene encoding CRISPR-associated protein Cas4, which encodes MNGEIYITPSEVIEYLYCPRFIFYMNVLCIPQHEEQRYKVLKGRELHDKREKVNREYLRKKLGVTAKDTLVYLASEKYHLKGIVDEVLVLDDGTLAPLDYKFAEYKETTYRTHRYQSVLYGLLVKDNYGQEVKKGYICYIRSRHKIKEIPFQQKNFDDALRIVDEILAIVQKGFYPKRTMYPIRCVDCCYRNICI
- the cas1 gene encoding CRISPR-associated endonuclease Cas1, with the translated sequence MEDTIVVNTYGSYLRKKDNCFLVKCEDRTFEVSCKKVESILITTSVYISTDAIKFAMDNNIDIIFLDQFGDPYGRVWHSKLGKTFRSGIR